AAGAATCTTCTGTTTCCATAATATGACAAACAATCAAATCAACATAAGGACGATACGGTTCCATGATATCATCAGCGAGACAATAGGCATTGTATTTATTTCGATGAAAAATACCTAATGTCGGAAGCATTCCTGAGCTTATCAATGCTCGTGCTGTAATAGCTCTAAGAATCGCATAACCATAATTGAGTAAATTATTAGGCGCAATTCCTTTTTGACCTCTTGTAAAATTTTCGATTTGAATGAGATTTTGCCAATAGTAAACTGCCGCTCTGGATTCGTGATTTAAAGTGTCTCCTGAGGTTACTTCTTTTGCCCAGAGTTCCATCTTACGCATCGGGATTCCTTTTTCTTTTAGCAATCCAGCTTGATTCATTATTTTTGAACTTATAGTTTGCTGCCATAAGTTCTTTTTTAGGGGAACAGAGGCATTAATTTGAGACTTAAAGCGCTCAGTTTGTTCTGTGTGTCCACTCAAAGGCATTAGTAAACCAATAGGTAAATGCTGCTGATCACAATTGATTAAAGCAACATTATTATGCGTTAGTTTTTCTAATAATCCGTTCGTAATGGTAATTTGTTGATTTTCCAAAACAATAACACCAATATCTTCAATTGCCACCATTTTGGTTTCTTGTTCCTTGTCCGGATAAGAGACTACAATCTGCTCATTTTTGGTACTTAAATAAGCTGGATTGCCAAAGAAAAGGGTTCGCTTTATCATCGCATTATTTTTTTAATTTTCCCAAGTCTGTCAACTTCTAGTTTTAAACATACAGATTTTATCATCGTACCATCAATAGATTTTTCCATTTTATTTAAAGCTGAGAATTCCATTTTATCTACAATTGAGGTAGCTATATTATTTGAAATAAAAAAAGCTTGAATTCCAGTAAAACTTACCATCTTAAATACCCTTTGCGTTTGCTCTCGTGATAATTTATCTAAGTTAATTAATTCTAAATTTTCCCGTTCATCATCTGTTGGCACATAAACTAAATCATTTGGAGATAGAGTAAATAGTAAACGATTACCATTTTCATCTATTTCTAAAGCAGAACTTAATCCTTGTTTTTGTCTTTCAATAACTTCGTTTAAAGGAATTGTTTTATAATTTCTTTTTCCTTTTTCATCTTGATATATTGCAAAAAATAAATTTGTTCCCTTTGCAGCTTCGACATACTTATCAATTTTATTTCCTGTTTGACCTAAACTGAATTTTCCGCCCTCTTCAAAAATTCGAACTTTTATAATTGGCTGATGTTTTTTTTCATTATTTAATGTTGTAATACTTTTATTCAATTCATCTAAGCCATTTTCAGAGAAAGCAATTTCGTGAGCTGGTATTTTTTTTCCGTTTTCATCGATCACATTTTGATAAATTTCCTGTGCTAAATGTTTTAGAAGAATTTTTTGAATTCCTGTATCAGTTATTTTTTCGATTCTTTTTTCGTCAAAAGTAATATCAAGTATTTTTCGAGTTGCTGTAGCTTCTATATTTTCATAAATCTGTACTTTTTCAATAGCTTTCTTATCTATTGTTACAGGAAAAGCTTTTAGGTGTTTCTTTAAACCATCATTATCATTAGGATATAGCTTAATTTTTTCTTTTAGTTGTCTTTTAACTTCATTATCTACAATATAGTCAATGTGATCGATAGCATTTGCAATAGTGATATGACTTTGTTTGATCCGTTTTAAGATTACTTTTCCACTTACTGTTTCTGCATGCATTGGTTTTCTAATAGCCCAATTAGCACCTTTTATTTGTGCAGTGGTAATTTTCTTCATCACACCGTCTTCGTCTTTCCAAACTTGATATTTATTTACCACTTTATTTATAACCCGAGTGTCTTGTTTGAAACTGATAATGGTTTGATTTAATTCATCTTCTGCATTTTTTGTAAAATCTTGCCAAGGCTTGTAAAATTCCCACTTGTAATTTCCATTTGCATCAAGTTTAGTTTTAAAACAGATTTTATTTCTTAATTCATGCTTGATTATTTTATCATTTTCATCTTTAGCATTTAAATTATTTAAATAGTTAATATGGGTTCTATTTACGCAGGCAATTACCAAAGCATCTAAGGCATGATGGCGATGGTCAATTCTTTTTTTATTAAATCCCTTAGCAATCTCGTCAGGAACAGTCGTCTGAAAAACTTGTTTCCCTCTATTTCCAAATT
This genomic interval from uncultured Flavobacterium sp. contains the following:
- the cas1 gene encoding type II CRISPR-associated endonuclease Cas1, producing the protein MIKRTLFFGNPAYLSTKNEQIVVSYPDKEQETKMVAIEDIGVIVLENQQITITNGLLEKLTHNNVALINCDQQHLPIGLLMPLSGHTEQTERFKSQINASVPLKKNLWQQTISSKIMNQAGLLKEKGIPMRKMELWAKEVTSGDTLNHESRAAVYYWQNLIQIENFTRGQKGIAPNNLLNYGYAILRAITARALISSGMLPTLGIFHRNKYNAYCLADDIMEPYRPYVDLIVCHIMETEDSYEELTVEIKKQLLGIATIDVLIDGKNSPLMVAMSRTTNSLHECFEGSSRRILYPVYV